The following proteins are encoded in a genomic region of Helicobacter macacae MIT 99-5501:
- the glyS gene encoding glycine--tRNA ligase subunit beta — translation MTSTTDTKELLIEILTEELPALPFLKEWQNIPSKWNAKLAEFGLKAQCEIHFTPRRIAIFSRDFPIRSADEIKEFFGPPVSIAYTNGELSNAGISFLKKADIQKNQIQTTTKDGKEVLYANRVIAGVESKKILPKIVLGFLASLNFGKTMRWGDSKVNGGASFIRPIHNIMILLGGERINPLESSDFSECQTHYGVAYLAATKVHRDKGFEWVEIKGLSHYLEVLESGGVILDERERERRILAQIDEIEAREGIEVKRDDDLLGEVVAITEFPTALLGSFEERFLALPQEVIQTSARENQRYFVAHKKAQKLQLCNHFVFVANSLSKECVPIIKGNEKVLRARLSDAEFFYQNDLKKHFSKEGSENPLGNIAFVDGLGSMLDKTHREQAIGAFLCKHYGLSEVDSHNVDEALRLSKVDLLSEMVGEFPELQGIMGGYYALELDSSISKAIKEQYLPKDLAMPSSEISAVVAMSGKLDSLFSLFSIGKIPSGSKDPFALRRAANGVLKIALSDVFGNSDFSLDVAFLDEIAKSVKNSGGYKEFDLSLLQDFFMERLESIFEKDISTQVFRSVLKSENKQVQAMRENAKALQELLKRDDREELIAVFKRVANITKDMDSTQANFDSTLFSEKAEKGLYSAFEAICKQKDTYKNPKDFLEALFSLKSPLEEFFASVLVNDENPQIRANRKALIFAIYSAFKQVGDLKELAI, via the coding sequence ATGACAAGCACCACCGATACCAAAGAATTGCTCATAGAGATTTTGACAGAGGAGTTGCCCGCATTGCCGTTTCTAAAAGAGTGGCAAAATATCCCTAGCAAATGGAATGCCAAATTAGCAGAATTTGGGCTAAAAGCGCAATGTGAGATTCACTTCACTCCGCGCAGAATCGCTATTTTTAGCCGAGATTTTCCTATTAGGAGTGCTGATGAGATAAAGGAGTTTTTTGGTCCTCCTGTGAGTATTGCCTACACAAATGGCGAGCTAAGCAATGCTGGCATAAGCTTCCTAAAAAAAGCAGATATACAAAAAAACCAAATCCAAACTACCACAAAAGATGGCAAAGAAGTGCTATACGCAAACCGTGTCATAGCAGGGGTAGAATCCAAAAAGATTTTGCCTAAAATCGTGCTAGGATTTTTAGCTAGTCTAAACTTTGGCAAAACAATGCGCTGGGGCGATAGCAAGGTAAATGGTGGAGCTAGTTTTATTCGCCCTATTCACAACATTATGATATTGCTTGGAGGGGAGCGGATAAATCCGCTAGAATCTAGCGATTTTAGCGAGTGTCAAACTCACTACGGAGTAGCCTATCTAGCTGCCACAAAAGTCCATAGAGATAAAGGCTTTGAGTGGGTAGAGATAAAAGGGCTAAGCCATTATTTGGAAGTGCTAGAATCAGGCGGTGTGATTTTAGATGAGAGAGAGCGAGAGAGGAGGATTTTGGCACAGATTGATGAGATTGAAGCAAGGGAGGGTATAGAGGTAAAAAGAGATGATGATTTATTAGGCGAAGTGGTGGCGATTACGGAGTTTCCTACCGCGCTTTTGGGTAGCTTTGAGGAGCGGTTTTTAGCCCTGCCACAGGAGGTAATCCAAACTTCAGCAAGGGAAAATCAGCGGTATTTTGTCGCACACAAAAAAGCTCAAAAACTTCAGCTATGCAATCACTTTGTGTTTGTGGCAAACTCACTTAGCAAGGAGTGTGTGCCTATCATAAAAGGCAATGAAAAGGTGCTAAGAGCGCGACTAAGCGATGCGGAGTTTTTCTACCAAAACGATTTAAAAAAGCATTTTAGCAAGGAGGGAAGCGAAAATCCTCTAGGCAATATCGCCTTTGTCGATGGGCTAGGAAGTATGCTAGATAAAACCCACAGAGAGCAGGCTATCGGTGCGTTTTTGTGCAAGCACTATGGACTAAGCGAGGTGGATTCTCACAATGTAGATGAAGCCCTTAGGCTTAGCAAGGTAGATTTATTAAGCGAAATGGTGGGAGAATTTCCCGAGTTGCAAGGGATTATGGGTGGGTATTATGCGCTAGAGCTAGATTCTAGTATTTCTAAAGCCATAAAAGAGCAGTATCTGCCAAAGGATTTGGCAATGCCTAGTAGCGAGATAAGTGCGGTGGTGGCGATGAGTGGGAAGCTAGATAGCCTTTTTTCGCTCTTTAGTATAGGCAAAATCCCAAGCGGCTCAAAAGACCCATTTGCACTTCGCAGGGCGGCAAATGGCGTGCTAAAAATCGCATTAAGCGATGTGTTTGGCAATAGTGATTTTAGCCTAGATGTGGCGTTTTTGGACGAGATTGCCAAAAGTGTGAAAAATAGTGGTGGCTACAAAGAGTTTGATTTATCACTATTGCAAGACTTTTTTATGGAGCGATTAGAATCAATATTTGAAAAAGACATAAGCACGCAAGTTTTTAGAAGTGTCTTAAAAAGCGAAAACAAGCAAGTCCAAGCGATGAGAGAAAATGCAAAAGCTTTGCAAGAACTGCTAAAAAGAGATGATAGGGAGGAGCTTATAGCGGTGTTTAAGCGCGTGGCAAATATCACAAAAGATATGGATTCTACTCAAGCAAATTTTGATTCTACTCTCTTTAGCGAGAAAGCAGAAAAAGGACTTTATAGCGCGTTTGAAGCGATTTGCAAGCAAAAAGACACATACAAAAATCCAAAAGATTTCCTAGAAGCCCTCTTTAGCCTAAAGTCGCCTTTGGAGGAGTTTTTTGCTTCCGTGCTTGTTAATGATGAAAATCCACAAATTAGGGCAAATCGCAAGGCACTTATTTTTGCAATTTATAGCGCGTTTAAGCAAGTGGGCGACTTAAAAGAGCTAGCTATTTAG
- a CDS encoding TolC family protein: MKKEQRDIALIPYPQRAFAMNTFTKNVIGGFCLCVLPLLLTLAQANPQANTANAKESSAKKSSKDSNLPKLDFKSVIKSYKDTSQNNSKDGSQNTLQEPLTELTKETFFDSVEARNVNLIKSKATFASLLESQKAYNSWESPYAEVEGDSTKNGYGRRELEVSALFLLKPKLPWVQTLLHKSLSLQTLQYQKTYNLYKNLAFISAKQLYLTYLITKEKYHIYIHRESNFLSQLQIAQAKLNAGSMSKKDYISFNNAYLDARLLKMRSQTQLLDLQRQLHQILGVEMGEIVLPDEFAESAYSSQLGTSDSASGGADFGADNGTSEYDDYERAQKGANLSRHIEEQILSPRRDVVVKGLDFAYAQISLPKARENLNSSLYTEILDLQAKDYKTNAKISSRERFDSIEIGAGVVHAESSDGVKFRVSVPLPFTPKNTHLKRKFLALHSGALAESQITKTNLAISLDSYYEQLRNKKSYIELQKENIQNKKGLVEMGKIAYEAQKISLFEYLTYQNAYMDSLITLADAKLEYIAIQSMLEETLGEMLQ, encoded by the coding sequence GTGAAAAAAGAACAAAGAGACATTGCTTTGATTCCATATCCACAAAGAGCATTTGCTATGAATACTTTTACCAAAAATGTGATTGGTGGATTTTGCTTGTGTGTGTTGCCTTTGCTACTCACGCTAGCACAGGCAAATCCCCAAGCAAATACGGCAAATGCCAAAGAATCAAGTGCCAAAAAAAGCAGCAAAGATTCAAATCTACCAAAACTTGATTTTAAATCTGTGATAAAGTCCTACAAAGACACTTCACAAAATAATTCAAAAGACGGCTCGCAAAACACCCTGCAAGAGCCACTAACAGAACTGACAAAAGAGACATTTTTTGATTCTGTGGAGGCAAGAAATGTTAACCTTATCAAAAGCAAAGCCACTTTTGCAAGCCTGCTAGAATCCCAAAAAGCCTACAACTCTTGGGAAAGCCCCTATGCCGAAGTGGAGGGCGATAGCACCAAAAATGGCTATGGCAGGAGAGAGCTAGAAGTAAGCGCGCTTTTTTTGCTAAAGCCAAAACTCCCTTGGGTGCAGACACTACTACACAAATCCCTAAGCCTGCAAACTTTGCAATACCAAAAAACTTACAATCTTTATAAAAATCTTGCTTTTATTTCGGCTAAGCAGCTCTATCTTACTTATCTTATAACCAAAGAAAAATATCATATTTATATTCACCGTGAGAGCAATTTTTTGTCCCAGCTCCAAATCGCTCAAGCCAAGCTAAATGCGGGTAGTATGTCCAAAAAAGACTACATAAGTTTTAATAACGCGTATTTGGACGCTAGGCTTCTAAAAATGCGCTCCCAAACCCAGCTACTTGATTTGCAAAGACAGCTTCATCAGATTTTGGGTGTGGAGATGGGAGAGATTGTCTTGCCTGATGAGTTTGCAGAATCCGCGTATTCTAGCCAGCTTGGCACGAGTGATAGCGCAAGTGGTGGCGCAGATTTTGGTGCAGATAATGGCACAAGTGAGTATGATGACTATGAGAGAGCGCAAAAAGGGGCAAATCTATCTAGGCACATTGAGGAGCAAATCCTATCACCACGAAGAGATGTCGTGGTAAAGGGGCTAGATTTTGCCTACGCGCAAATATCTTTGCCAAAGGCAAGGGAGAATTTAAACTCATCGCTTTATACCGAGATTTTGGATTTGCAGGCAAAAGACTATAAGACAAATGCCAAAATCTCTAGCCGAGAGAGGTTTGATAGCATAGAGATAGGTGCAGGGGTTGTCCACGCAGAGTCAAGCGATGGTGTGAAATTTCGCGTGAGTGTCCCACTTCCCTTTACGCCCAAAAACACCCACTTAAAGCGCAAGTTTTTAGCCCTACATAGCGGCGCATTGGCAGAATCTCAAATCACTAAGACAAATCTAGCCATAAGCCTAGATTCTTACTATGAGCAATTAAGGAACAAAAAAAGCTATATCGAGCTACAAAAGGAAAATATACAAAACAAGAAAGGGCTAGTAGAAATGGGCAAAATCGCCTATGAAGCGCAAAAAATTAGCCTTTTTGAATACCTCACCTACCAAAACGCGTATATGGATAGCCTTATCACACTTGCTGATGCCAAGCTAGAATACATAGCTATCCAATCAATGCTAGAAGAGACACTAGGGGAAATGCTACAATAG
- a CDS encoding efflux RND transporter periplasmic adaptor subunit — translation MREDFLQKIELIKMRANKVLADKILLRKIALVASAVLVVVLLIVFIATSDMAQDKQSMAHSEQSHQAQDTHSSQDFTQEQMKEQNLVEQDSQQDFSQSPQNLQPSQQDFASSSQVPQALQNPQSPLDTPKSVGTNAQNPQNSQYPALNTQESRGDTSTKYEEVKVSASQAQGLGIKDIPIQNPSITRGVPFNALIDFDDKESATQSSTFDVVVVGISMREGEAINEGDEICEINSNELNNSYFELENARNRYRVAQEVAQKDKGLYESGVISQREYQTSYLASRELYLKLSQLENSFKLFGIDPKNPKGKSGFRVVASSSGILSVAPKTTGEKIPAFTPYVRISKSSDLLARIKIPASISDYVVPGSKVYSEQGQYVGDISTVSVVIDKTNNSITAIAKLQKGVFRVGEVADIYIEGKQPKGTFALPSDAIIKNGKDNLIFIKTQEGYIPRVVNIVEKRSKSFVIDSSGFKGDEKVASGSLIALKGLINNVGIGGSGH, via the coding sequence ATGAGAGAAGATTTTTTACAAAAAATTGAGCTAATCAAAATGAGGGCTAATAAAGTGCTTGCCGATAAAATTTTGTTGCGAAAGATTGCCCTTGTCGCTAGTGCGGTGCTTGTGGTGGTGCTACTTATCGTGTTTATCGCTACAAGTGATATGGCACAAGACAAACAATCAATGGCACACAGTGAGCAATCTCATCAAGCTCAAGATACGCATTCTTCGCAGGATTTTACACAAGAGCAGATGAAAGAACAAAATCTTGTAGAGCAAGATAGTCAGCAAGATTTCTCACAAAGCCCACAAAATCTCCAGCCAAGCCAGCAAGATTTTGCAAGCTCTAGCCAAGTGCCACAAGCCCTGCAAAATCCACAAAGCCCTTTAGATACACCAAAAAGCGTTGGCACAAACGCGCAAAATCCACAAAACTCGCAATACCCCGCGCTAAACACGCAAGAATCTAGAGGAGATACTTCTACCAAATATGAGGAAGTCAAAGTAAGTGCTTCTCAAGCGCAAGGGCTTGGCATAAAAGACATTCCTATACAAAATCCAAGTATCACTAGAGGTGTGCCTTTTAACGCACTTATCGACTTTGATGACAAGGAGTCTGCTACACAAAGCTCGACTTTTGATGTCGTGGTGGTGGGGATTTCTATGCGTGAGGGGGAAGCGATAAATGAGGGCGATGAGATATGTGAGATAAATTCTAATGAGCTAAATAACTCCTACTTCGAGCTAGAAAACGCACGCAATCGCTACCGAGTAGCCCAAGAAGTCGCTCAAAAAGACAAAGGGCTGTATGAATCAGGCGTGATTTCACAAAGAGAATACCAAACAAGCTATCTAGCTAGCCGTGAGCTATACCTAAAACTTAGCCAGCTTGAAAACTCATTTAAGCTATTTGGCATAGACCCAAAAAACCCTAAAGGCAAAAGTGGATTTCGCGTAGTGGCTAGCTCTAGTGGGATTTTGTCAGTCGCGCCAAAAACCACAGGGGAGAAAATCCCCGCATTTACGCCCTATGTGAGAATCTCAAAGAGCAGTGATTTGCTTGCACGCATAAAGATTCCTGCTTCTATATCAGACTATGTAGTCCCGGGCTCTAAAGTATATAGCGAGCAAGGGCAGTATGTGGGGGATATTTCTACCGTATCAGTTGTCATAGATAAGACAAACAACTCCATAACTGCTATTGCCAAACTCCAAAAAGGCGTCTTTCGCGTAGGTGAAGTCGCAGATATTTACATAGAGGGCAAGCAGCCAAAGGGCACTTTTGCGCTCCCCTCCGATGCGATTATCAAAAACGGCAAAGACAATCTAATATTTATCAAAACCCAAGAGGGCTACATACCTCGTGTGGTAAATATCGTAGAGAAGCGAAGTAAGTCTTTTGTGATAGATTCTAGTGGGTTTAAGGGCGATGAGAAAGTCGCTTCAGGCTCGCTAATCGCGCTAAAAGGGCTTATAAACAATGTCGGTATAGGAGGGAGTGGGCACTAA
- a CDS encoding efflux RND transporter permease subunit — protein MLAKIIEFSLIQRIIILILGFGLLVFGGYSFISIPIDAFPDVSSTQVRISVKAPGMAPEEVENRVVRPLELELQGLPSQRLLRSNSKYAIADIVLDFEDSLDIYLARQMTNERLANAIDDLPDGVEVRLAPIVTPLSDMFMFTIEGDISDMEKRILLDFTIRPEVRKIKGVADVNSLGGFAKAFVVMPDFNDMARLGITITELEEVLKASLKNDGAGRVDRDGENFLVKIQNAALNPQQIAELAIQTKFGFVRIGDFATVQTSSLTRLGFVTKDGVGEATQGMVLSLKGANSRDTIVEIYKKFDELKPLLPDGVSLNVFYDRSDLTQKAVNNVTKVLIEAIVLIVILLFLFLGDLRAAVAVSVILPCALSVAFICMNLSGMSANLMSLGGLAIAIGILVDSAVVMVENAFEKLSTNTTTTKLHALYRACKEISLSVVSGIIIIIVFFVPILTLEGIEGKMFGPLGKSIVFALLGSLVLSITVIPVIASIVLKSKEHHETWLMRHINKIYEPALNFCLEKSKLVIASALIFLVLALSLFPFIGRAFMPTLDEGDVVLMVETTPSISIPQSRDLILRIEKAIKSSVPEVKSLVARTGTDELGLDLGGINQTDMFISFVPKEQWQVKTKDEVIKKIAASLEQFVGISFTFTQPIDMRISEMLTGVRGDLAIKIFGDDIPTLNALSKQIKEILQGVRGSSEVFTTLNEGVNYLYITPEKHIMSNVGVSTDEFSKFMKSSLEGILVSYIPMGVARIPVLIRQEPEIASDITKLEALEMFSSKGYVVPVSSIAEIKEVDGPVTIVRENNRRMSVVRSNVENRDLGGFVDEARAKITAQVKLPENYFITYGGQFENQQRANARFAVVIPISIVVIFFILFFTFKSVPLALMILLNIPFAVTGGLISLFASGEYFSVPASIGFITLFGIAVLNGVVMIGYFKELIHQGYSVDEAVVRGAKRRLRPILMTAFIAAFGLIPMLLSSGVGSEVQKPLAIVVLGGLVTSSALTLLLLPAMFRIIAKKIRI, from the coding sequence ATGCTAGCAAAAATCATAGAATTTTCCCTTATCCAGCGAATCATTATCCTCATACTTGGCTTTGGGCTACTTGTATTTGGTGGGTATAGCTTTATTAGTATTCCTATTGATGCCTTTCCAGATGTGTCTTCTACGCAGGTAAGAATCTCTGTCAAAGCTCCCGGAATGGCTCCAGAGGAAGTGGAAAATCGCGTAGTGCGTCCTTTGGAGCTAGAGCTGCAAGGACTTCCTAGCCAAAGACTTTTGCGCTCAAATTCTAAATATGCCATAGCTGATATTGTGCTAGATTTTGAAGATAGCCTAGATATTTATCTAGCAAGGCAAATGACAAATGAGCGACTTGCAAATGCAATAGATGATTTGCCAGATGGCGTAGAAGTGCGTCTAGCACCCATTGTAACGCCTCTTTCTGATATGTTTATGTTTACTATTGAGGGGGATATTAGCGATATGGAGAAGCGCATATTGCTAGATTTTACCATTCGCCCCGAAGTGCGCAAAATCAAAGGTGTAGCTGATGTCAATTCGCTAGGTGGCTTTGCAAAGGCGTTTGTTGTTATGCCAGATTTTAACGATATGGCAAGGCTTGGCATAACAATAACCGAGCTAGAAGAAGTCCTAAAAGCAAGCCTAAAAAATGACGGCGCGGGACGCGTAGATAGAGATGGAGAAAACTTCCTAGTCAAAATCCAAAATGCCGCGCTAAACCCACAGCAAATCGCAGAGCTAGCCATACAGACGAAGTTTGGCTTTGTGAGAATCGGGGACTTTGCCACAGTGCAGACTAGCTCGCTTACACGACTAGGCTTTGTAACCAAAGACGGCGTAGGCGAAGCCACACAAGGAATGGTGCTATCGCTAAAGGGAGCAAATTCTAGAGATACAATCGTAGAGATTTATAAGAAGTTTGATGAGCTAAAGCCACTTTTGCCAGATGGGGTAAGCCTAAATGTATTTTATGATAGAAGTGATTTGACGCAAAAGGCAGTAAATAATGTAACAAAGGTGCTTATTGAAGCTATTGTGCTGATTGTGATTTTGCTATTTTTGTTTTTGGGGGATTTGCGTGCAGCGGTAGCTGTGAGCGTGATATTGCCTTGTGCGCTTAGCGTGGCGTTTATTTGTATGAATCTAAGCGGAATGAGTGCCAATCTAATGAGCTTAGGCGGGCTTGCTATTGCTATTGGGATTTTGGTAGATTCTGCGGTGGTAATGGTAGAAAACGCTTTTGAAAAACTTAGCACAAACACCACCACGACAAAGCTACACGCCCTATATCGTGCGTGCAAAGAGATTTCGCTATCGGTGGTTAGTGGTATCATCATCATCATTGTGTTTTTTGTGCCTATCCTCACACTAGAGGGAATTGAGGGCAAAATGTTTGGTCCACTTGGCAAAAGTATCGTTTTTGCCTTGCTTGGCTCGCTTGTGCTTTCCATAACGGTTATCCCTGTCATCGCTTCTATCGTGCTAAAAAGCAAGGAGCATCACGAGACTTGGCTTATGCGACATATCAACAAAATCTATGAGCCAGCCCTAAACTTCTGCCTTGAAAAATCAAAGCTAGTCATCGCAAGTGCGCTTATATTTTTGGTGCTTGCTTTGAGCCTTTTTCCTTTTATCGGGCGGGCGTTTATGCCTACCCTTGATGAGGGAGATGTCGTGCTAATGGTAGAAACTACGCCATCGATTTCTATCCCACAATCACGCGATTTAATCTTGCGCATAGAAAAAGCTATCAAATCTTCTGTCCCTGAAGTAAAATCCCTAGTTGCTCGCACGGGGACAGATGAGCTGGGGCTTGATTTAGGCGGGATAAACCAAACTGATATGTTTATATCTTTTGTCCCAAAAGAGCAGTGGCAAGTAAAGACAAAAGATGAGGTTATCAAAAAAATCGCCGCTTCTTTAGAGCAGTTTGTAGGGATTAGCTTTACTTTCACGCAACCAATCGATATGCGTATAAGCGAAATGCTAACGGGTGTGCGGGGGGATTTGGCAATAAAAATCTTTGGCGATGATATACCTACGCTAAATGCCCTAAGCAAGCAAATCAAAGAGATTTTGCAAGGTGTGCGAGGGAGTAGCGAGGTATTTACTACGCTAAATGAGGGGGTAAACTATCTTTATATCACGCCAGAGAAGCACATTATGAGTAATGTCGGTGTAAGCACTGATGAGTTTTCAAAGTTTATGAAAAGCTCTCTAGAGGGGATTTTGGTGTCTTATATCCCTATGGGCGTGGCTAGAATCCCTGTGCTTATCCGCCAAGAGCCAGAAATCGCTAGTGATATTACCAAGCTAGAAGCCCTAGAAATGTTTTCATCAAAGGGCTATGTCGTGCCTGTAAGTTCTATCGCAGAGATAAAAGAAGTCGATGGACCTGTAACGATAGTGCGTGAGAATAATCGCCGTATGAGTGTAGTGCGAAGCAATGTAGAAAATCGAGATTTGGGAGGGTTTGTCGATGAGGCAAGAGCAAAAATTACCGCTCAAGTGAAATTGCCAGAAAACTACTTCATCACTTATGGTGGGCAGTTTGAAAATCAGCAGAGGGCAAATGCACGCTTTGCTGTGGTTATCCCTATTAGCATTGTAGTTATATTTTTTATCTTATTTTTTACATTTAAAAGCGTGCCTTTGGCATTGATGATTTTGCTAAATATCCCATTTGCCGTTACGGGTGGGCTTATCTCGCTATTTGCTTCGGGTGAGTATTTCTCTGTGCCTGCGAGTATTGGATTTATCACGCTATTTGGTATAGCAGTGCTAAATGGTGTGGTGATGATAGGGTATTTCAAAGAGCTTATTCATCAAGGATATAGTGTCGATGAAGCGGTTGTGCGTGGGGCAAAAAGACGCTTGCGCCCGATACTTATGACGGCGTTTATCGCAGCATTTGGGCTTATCCCTATGCTACTTTCAAGCGGAGTGGGGAGCGAGGTGCAAAAACCACTTGCTATTGTCGTGCTAGGCGGGCTTGTAACCTCTAGTGCTTTGACACTTTTGCTACTTCCTGCTATGTTTAGAATCATCGCCAAAAAGATAAGAATCTAG
- a CDS encoding DUF3240 family protein — protein MCVFEIYADIRLKDAIVDMLLERRLNDFFYFVCDKYASRTLLQTSREQVSGRKEYGVFRLFVDYDSADELSRAIYEEYEREGVRCYMLEGVKEVP, from the coding sequence ATGTGTGTGTTTGAAATCTATGCGGATATAAGGCTAAAAGATGCTATCGTGGATATGCTTTTGGAGCGTAGGCTAAATGACTTTTTTTATTTCGTCTGTGATAAATACGCTTCACGCACGCTTTTGCAGACTTCGCGCGAGCAAGTAAGTGGCAGGAAAGAATACGGCGTGTTTAGGCTTTTTGTGGATTATGATAGTGCAGATGAGCTATCGCGTGCGATATATGAGGAGTATGAGCGAGAGGGTGTGAGGTGCTATATGCTTGAGGGTGTGAAAGAAGTGCCATAA
- a CDS encoding carbonic anhydrase: MRFSALCVVGALSCASLVGALSAAPAKNANANAHSGAAWSYKGTNAPAKWGDLSPEYSACKKGVYQSPIDIKMENVFQANTASPIKFSYKGDVQNVVNNGHTIQVDFKAGSSITLDKTQYDLVQLHFHTPAEHKVAGKSFQMEAHLVHKAKNGQLLVIAILFNAGLEHPAIAEIQKVMPQKEGEKANLAKLDMSTLTKGLDSYIRLNGSLTTPPCTEGVIWIVNTMPLEASKAQVAAFTKVFGQNNRPLQSPNNRVIIETGD; encoded by the coding sequence ATGAGATTTTCAGCACTTTGTGTAGTAGGCGCACTATCTTGCGCAAGTTTAGTAGGTGCTTTGAGTGCCGCACCAGCAAAAAATGCAAACGCAAACGCACATAGTGGCGCAGCTTGGAGCTACAAAGGGACAAACGCACCTGCGAAATGGGGCGATTTATCTCCAGAATATAGCGCGTGCAAAAAGGGCGTATATCAATCCCCTATTGATATAAAAATGGAAAATGTTTTCCAAGCAAACACTGCTAGCCCTATCAAGTTTAGCTACAAAGGCGATGTCCAAAATGTCGTAAACAACGGACATACTATCCAAGTGGATTTCAAAGCAGGTAGCTCTATCACACTTGATAAGACGCAATACGACCTTGTCCAGCTACATTTCCACACTCCAGCAGAGCACAAAGTCGCGGGCAAATCTTTCCAAATGGAAGCTCACCTAGTCCACAAAGCAAAAAACGGACAGCTACTTGTCATCGCTATATTGTTTAATGCAGGGCTAGAACACCCAGCAATCGCAGAAATCCAAAAAGTAATGCCTCAAAAAGAGGGAGAGAAAGCAAACCTTGCGAAACTTGATATGAGCACGCTCACTAAAGGGCTAGACTCTTATATAAGACTTAATGGCTCTCTTACTACTCCTCCTTGCACAGAGGGTGTCATTTGGATAGTAAATACTATGCCTTTAGAGGCTTCCAAAGCACAAGTTGCGGCATTTACAAAAGTGTTTGGACAAAACAATCGCCCACTTCAGTCTCCAAATAACCGCGTAATCATAGAAACAGGCGACTAA
- a CDS encoding DctP family TRAP transporter solute-binding subunit, translating into MDKTAQSNQRAKTAQSLSSSFSNGFSRKIYKAFRTSLLGGALIATASFFVACGDKAQDDPNKTYTIKFAHVVSSGTPKGKAADLFAKRAGELSNGRLKVEVFPSAQLVDDDKVFQELKRNNIQLAAPAFSKFTPIAKEFNLWDVPFIFRDNSHLHAVMDGEVGEILKQAIAKKGFIALDYWDSGFKQFSTNKKPIIIPEDAKGQKMRIMSSKVLEEQVKAMGANPQNINFGEVYSALQTGVVDAAENPLSNLYNSRFYEVQKSVTMSNHGYLGYLVIASEKFWQELPNELKEVVQQAMREATLFEREESERDEAVLLQNLKDYASKNPSKLTIYTLDEAQKKQWQELMVGIYPKFYDLVGEELIKKTLDTK; encoded by the coding sequence ATGGACAAAACAGCACAGAGTAATCAGAGGGCAAAAACAGCCCAAAGCCTATCAAGTAGCTTTTCAAATGGCTTCTCTCGCAAAATCTACAAAGCATTTCGCACAAGCCTGCTAGGCGGCGCACTTATCGCCACAGCTAGCTTTTTTGTAGCGTGCGGGGACAAAGCCCAAGACGACCCAAACAAAACCTACACTATCAAATTTGCCCACGTAGTGAGTAGTGGCACGCCCAAAGGCAAAGCCGCAGACTTGTTTGCCAAGAGAGCAGGCGAGCTAAGCAATGGCAGGCTAAAGGTAGAGGTTTTCCCTAGCGCACAGCTTGTCGATGATGACAAAGTATTCCAAGAGCTAAAGCGCAACAACATTCAGCTAGCAGCCCCTGCATTTTCCAAATTTACGCCCATAGCAAAAGAGTTTAATCTATGGGATGTGCCTTTTATATTCCGTGATAATTCCCACTTACACGCAGTAATGGACGGCGAAGTAGGCGAGATTCTAAAGCAAGCAATCGCCAAAAAAGGTTTCATAGCACTTGATTATTGGGACTCTGGCTTTAAGCAATTTAGCACAAACAAAAAGCCTATCATCATTCCCGAAGACGCAAAAGGACAAAAGATGCGCATAATGAGCTCCAAAGTCCTAGAAGAACAAGTCAAGGCAATGGGAGCAAATCCACAAAATATAAACTTCGGCGAAGTGTATAGCGCACTACAAACAGGCGTAGTCGATGCTGCTGAAAATCCACTCTCAAACCTCTACAACTCTAGATTTTATGAAGTGCAAAAAAGCGTAACAATGAGCAATCACGGCTACTTGGGATACCTTGTCATCGCAAGCGAGAAGTTTTGGCAAGAGCTGCCAAATGAGCTAAAAGAAGTGGTGCAACAAGCAATGAGAGAGGCGACACTTTTTGAGCGCGAAGAAAGTGAGCGCGATGAAGCAGTGCTACTCCAAAACCTCAAAGACTACGCTAGCAAAAATCCAAGCAAGCTGACTATCTACACGCTTGATGAAGCCCAAAAGAAGCAATGGCAAGAACTTATGGTAGGGATTTATCCTAAGTTTTATGACTTAGTGGGCGAAGAGCTTATCAAAAAGACACTTGATACCAAGTAG
- the rpsU gene encoding 30S ribosomal protein S21, with protein sequence MPGIRVKEGESFDEAYRKFKKQTDRNLVVTECRARRFFESKTEKRKKQKINAKKKMLKRLYMLRRYESRL encoded by the coding sequence ATGCCCGGTATCAGAGTAAAAGAAGGCGAATCTTTTGATGAAGCCTATCGCAAATTCAAAAAGCAAACCGATAGAAATCTAGTCGTTACAGAATGCAGGGCACGCAGGTTTTTTGAAAGTAAGACAGAAAAACGCAAAAAGCAAAAAATCAACGCTAAGAAAAAAATGCTAAAACGACTTTATATGCTACGGCGATATGAGTCTAGACTCTAG